A window of Haliscomenobacter hydrossis DSM 1100 contains these coding sequences:
- a CDS encoding SIR2 family protein yields MPQPLDYNAAEWKRIFNTLLDQIEHQQCVLLLGPELAQVEGQPIQQLLREQLLADYATEISYYYPRDGLFLFTDELAKGDVQGGVRLFYKNPDLGAKMDETIFKKIAQIPFHLVLSISPDNFLSDVCYKYGVKHRSAFFHHRGDAVQLIDPPSKEIPLVYQLFGRFSQDDSLVLDYEDLFRLLQAGLGAPGLPEKLRAALDRAKTFIFLGFDFEKWYSQLLLRLLTGEKAIRKYALNTQIAESQTHTFLVKQFEIAFLGDEMAFFEHLYQECQQRLKLRQLTEPNSPAARQVIQLVQEGEPERALEVLKGIPGLDSSIANDIVMLSARYLNLKQNQEKGLMDSRDYWPEFNRIIDAILELSQHLP; encoded by the coding sequence ATGCCACAACCCCTGGATTACAACGCAGCAGAATGGAAGCGAATTTTCAACACCTTATTGGATCAAATTGAACACCAGCAATGCGTATTGCTATTGGGCCCCGAGCTCGCCCAAGTGGAGGGGCAGCCGATCCAGCAGCTGCTGCGAGAACAACTCCTGGCAGATTACGCAACAGAAATAAGCTACTACTACCCACGCGACGGCCTCTTTTTATTTACCGATGAATTGGCCAAAGGAGATGTACAAGGAGGAGTGCGCTTGTTTTACAAAAACCCTGACTTGGGCGCCAAAATGGACGAAACGATTTTCAAAAAAATCGCCCAAATCCCCTTTCATTTGGTGTTGTCCATTAGTCCCGATAATTTTCTTTCCGATGTGTGTTACAAATACGGGGTCAAACACCGCAGCGCCTTTTTTCACCACCGGGGTGATGCCGTGCAACTCATTGACCCGCCCAGCAAAGAAATTCCCTTGGTATACCAACTGTTTGGGCGCTTCAGTCAGGACGACTCCCTGGTTTTGGACTACGAAGACCTTTTCCGCTTGTTGCAGGCAGGCCTGGGCGCCCCCGGGTTGCCAGAAAAATTGCGGGCCGCCCTGGACCGGGCCAAGACCTTCATCTTCCTGGGTTTTGATTTTGAAAAATGGTATTCCCAGTTGTTGCTGCGCTTGTTGACCGGTGAAAAAGCCATTCGAAAATACGCCCTGAACACCCAAATAGCGGAGAGTCAGACCCATACCTTTTTGGTCAAACAATTTGAAATTGCCTTTTTGGGCGATGAAATGGCCTTTTTTGAGCACTTGTACCAGGAATGCCAACAGCGGCTGAAGTTGCGCCAACTCACCGAGCCCAATTCTCCAGCCGCCCGGCAGGTGATCCAGCTGGTACAAGAAGGCGAACCAGAACGCGCCCTGGAAGTCCTCAAAGGCATTCCGGGCCTGGACAGCAGCATTGCCAACGACATCGTCATGCTGAGTGCCCGTTACCTCAACCTGAAGCAAAACCAGGAAAAAGGCCTGATGGATTCCCGGGATTACTGGCCGGAGTTCAACCGCATCATCGATGCCATTCTCGAACTAAGCCAGCACCTGCCATGA
- a CDS encoding WG repeat-containing protein produces MKVVFTLALGLLLLPYSWAQHNPACPLYAEILEEAHALLKVEKYIDALNKLNTAREYCPSKAAEVDREIEAVVAAIERKKQQADAALKKANTLVKYFSFGKENAAWAYSTEKGRFAVIDQSGKQRSDFVYERPDAFQKGLAMAKVNNQYVLVQGNGVEKTGRYDFMMQADRDYIVSKDQDSVYVLDGRGNWLFNLEERDGNLIWICRNGKIGLMDCKGGMIIKPKYDVIRNFVNGLAWVNVGGTATNFGNTKGGKWGLIDTTGKIIFTPTFDDIRSFANGFTWINIGGVPDVFGNTMGGKWGIIDAVGKIILPPTFDDFDYLSSGFTRIKSGGAIDADGNTKGGKLGLINATGKIILPPTFDKITDFYNGFAWVNTGGQTYGISTKGGKWGLIDTTGKIIFQPSFDGFTAVYDGFAWVNTGGTTNDGTNGSIKGGKWGLIDTSGKIILPPTYDDIRPFSEGLAWVNVGGTTNVDGSTKGGKWGLIDTAGKIIVPPNFDDTRPFTGGLAWVNVGGTINIEGTTEGGKWGLIDTTGKIIVQPTFDDFKNFVKGLAWGNVGGITDRNGITKGGKWGLIDASGKIIIAPSFDGVTEFDYGLAWVNTGGAINIDGITQGGKWGLIDTTGKIILPPSFDKVKNFVHGLAWVNTGGTTNEYAIVLGGKWGLIDAAGKIILPPTFDGVTDFVNGLAWVNTGGITTDFGITKGGKWGLIDTTGKIILPLTFDYFKNFSNGFAWVNTGGATDRNGITQGGKWELINTLGNTITQPIFNDFTGFRNGFAWVNAGGMINDFGTAQGGKWGLIDTTGKIILPLAFDDFKYAANGSTWINVGGTTSDNGTTQGGKWGLINATGNSVLPPTFDDVKEFVNGFAWVNVGGVIDRYGRTQGGKWGYIDTSGKMILPPAFDGSTNFYHGFAWVNKGGTSGINGITQGGKWGLIDSTGKIILPPAFDGVKNFYHGFAWVNMGGSTNPNGTIQGGKWGLIDISGKMVLNPTFEAVIGFTRGFAWVNMGGSTNPNGTIRGGKWGLIDPSGKIIVPPTFDEVRILTNGLAWVNTGANTYIYGDTRGGKWGLIDTAGSFILPLTFDNVKNFVNGFAWGNVGSSTSISGLPKAGKWGLINPSGKIILPPTFDNVKDFSNGFAWINIGASIKKSGIPQGGKWGLIDTAGKIVLPPTFDAVTNFANGVAWVNTGGSSNDFGASQGGKWGLINTSGKIIITPSFDAYTEFTNDFAQVLQGNKWGLVDAVTHQVLPCQYSKIRPAGLHRFMLEQNGRYGFYAPRQGILIPCDYEAIGYMGEEKGWIRVQQNGKWGWVDGQGKTMIPCRFDGAGPFQNGKARVRMEPYPDEFLINYQGEFLFESVK; encoded by the coding sequence ATGAAAGTCGTATTCACCCTGGCCCTTGGTTTATTGCTCCTTCCTTACTCCTGGGCACAGCACAATCCAGCTTGCCCACTCTATGCGGAAATCCTGGAGGAGGCCCATGCCTTGCTCAAAGTAGAAAAATACATCGACGCCCTGAACAAACTCAATACCGCCAGGGAGTACTGCCCCAGTAAAGCGGCGGAAGTAGATCGGGAGATCGAAGCCGTGGTAGCGGCCATAGAGCGCAAAAAACAACAGGCGGACGCCGCTCTAAAAAAAGCGAATACCCTGGTGAAGTATTTCAGTTTTGGCAAAGAAAATGCCGCCTGGGCCTATAGTACCGAAAAAGGTCGTTTTGCGGTGATTGATCAAAGTGGGAAACAAAGGAGTGACTTTGTATATGAGCGTCCAGATGCGTTTCAGAAGGGTCTGGCCATGGCCAAGGTGAACAACCAGTATGTGTTGGTACAGGGAAATGGGGTAGAAAAAACCGGGCGTTATGATTTTATGATGCAAGCCGATCGTGATTATATCGTGAGCAAAGATCAGGACTCGGTGTATGTGTTGGATGGGCGGGGGAATTGGTTGTTTAATCTTGAAGAAAGAGATGGTAATCTCATTTGGATTTGTAGAAACGGGAAGATAGGGTTGATGGATTGCAAAGGAGGAATGATAATCAAGCCTAAGTACGATGTAATTAGAAACTTCGTCAATGGGCTCGCTTGGGTAAATGTGGGAGGGACGGCCACTAATTTTGGCAACACAAAGGGTGGAAAATGGGGACTCATCGATACGACTGGAAAAATCATCTTCACACCAACTTTCGATGACATTAGAAGCTTTGCTAATGGCTTTACGTGGATCAATATCGGAGGAGTACCGGATGTCTTTGGCAACACGATGGGTGGAAAATGGGGGATCATCGACGCTGTTGGCAAAATTATCTTACCACCAACTTTTGACGATTTCGATTACCTTTCCAGTGGCTTCACCCGGATCAAATCAGGGGGAGCAATTGATGCTGATGGCAACACCAAAGGCGGGAAATTGGGGCTCATCAATGCTACTGGCAAAATTATCTTACCCCCCACTTTCGACAAAATCACAGACTTCTACAATGGCTTTGCATGGGTTAATACAGGAGGGCAAACTTATGGTATTAGCACCAAAGGCGGAAAATGGGGACTCATCGATACGACTGGAAAAATTATCTTTCAGCCTAGTTTCGACGGCTTCACAGCAGTCTACGATGGCTTTGCTTGGGTCAATACAGGGGGAACGACTAATGATGGCACCAATGGCAGCATCAAAGGTGGAAAATGGGGACTCATTGATACCTCTGGAAAAATCATCTTACCACCTACTTATGATGACATCAGACCTTTCTCCGAGGGACTCGCTTGGGTAAATGTAGGAGGAACGACCAATGTTGATGGAAGCACAAAAGGTGGAAAATGGGGACTCATCGATACTGCTGGAAAAATTATCGTACCCCCTAATTTTGATGACACCAGGCCTTTCACTGGCGGCCTCGCTTGGGTAAATGTAGGAGGAACAATCAATATTGAGGGCACCACAGAAGGCGGAAAATGGGGGCTCATCGATACGACTGGAAAAATTATCGTACAACCGACTTTCGACGATTTCAAAAACTTCGTCAAAGGACTCGCTTGGGGCAATGTGGGGGGGATAACAGATCGAAATGGCATCACCAAAGGTGGAAAATGGGGGCTCATCGATGCCTCCGGGAAAATCATCATAGCCCCCAGTTTCGATGGCGTCACTGAGTTTGACTATGGGCTTGCTTGGGTCAACACAGGTGGGGCGATCAACATTGATGGCATTACCCAAGGAGGGAAATGGGGACTTATCGATACGACCGGGAAAATCATCTTACCTCCTTCTTTCGACAAGGTTAAAAACTTTGTCCATGGTCTCGCTTGGGTCAATACGGGTGGGACAACGAACGAATACGCTATCGTCCTAGGCGGAAAATGGGGACTCATCGATGCTGCCGGAAAAATCATTTTACCACCTACTTTCGATGGCGTTACAGACTTTGTCAATGGCCTCGCCTGGGTCAATACAGGGGGGATAACTACTGATTTTGGCATTACCAAAGGTGGAAAATGGGGACTCATCGATACGACTGGGAAAATCATTTTACCTCTTACTTTCGACTACTTCAAAAACTTCAGCAATGGCTTCGCTTGGGTCAATACAGGGGGCGCGACTGATCGTAATGGCATCACCCAAGGTGGAAAATGGGAACTCATTAATACCTTGGGCAATACCATTACGCAACCTATTTTTAACGACTTCACAGGCTTCAGAAATGGCTTTGCTTGGGTCAACGCGGGAGGGATGATCAATGATTTTGGCACTGCTCAAGGTGGAAAATGGGGACTCATCGACACCACCGGAAAAATCATTTTACCCCTTGCTTTCGACGATTTTAAATACGCTGCCAATGGCTCCACGTGGATCAATGTGGGGGGAACGACCAGTGATAATGGCACTACCCAAGGCGGGAAATGGGGGCTAATTAATGCTACCGGAAATAGTGTTTTACCGCCTACTTTTGACGATGTTAAAGAGTTTGTCAACGGCTTCGCCTGGGTCAATGTAGGGGGGGTAATTGATCGATATGGCAGAACGCAAGGCGGGAAATGGGGCTATATCGATACCTCCGGAAAGATGATCCTCCCACCTGCTTTTGATGGTTCAACAAACTTCTACCATGGCTTTGCTTGGGTCAATAAGGGGGGAACAAGCGGTATCAATGGCATTACCCAAGGTGGAAAATGGGGACTCATCGATAGTACCGGAAAAATTATCTTACCCCCAGCTTTTGATGGTGTTAAAAATTTCTACCATGGTTTCGCTTGGGTGAATATGGGAGGGAGTACCAATCCTAATGGTACAATCCAAGGCGGAAAATGGGGGCTCATTGATATCTCCGGGAAAATGGTCTTAAATCCTACTTTTGAAGCAGTCATAGGCTTCACTCGCGGCTTCGCTTGGGTGAATATGGGAGGGAGTACCAATCCTAATGGTACAATCCGAGGCGGAAAATGGGGACTCATCGATCCCTCGGGAAAAATTATCGTACCTCCTACTTTTGATGAAGTCAGAATTTTAACCAATGGCCTCGCTTGGGTCAATACGGGGGCTAATACCTATATTTATGGCGACACAAGAGGCGGAAAATGGGGACTCATCGATACAGCCGGAAGTTTCATTTTACCTCTTACTTTTGACAACGTTAAAAACTTCGTCAATGGTTTCGCTTGGGGCAATGTAGGGAGTAGCACCAGTATTAGTGGTCTTCCAAAAGCTGGAAAATGGGGACTCATCAATCCCTCCGGGAAGATTATTTTACCGCCTACTTTCGATAACGTGAAAGACTTCTCCAATGGCTTTGCTTGGATCAATATAGGCGCATCGATCAAAAAAAGCGGCATACCACAAGGCGGAAAATGGGGACTCATCGATACTGCTGGAAAAATCGTCTTACCCCCTACTTTTGATGCCGTCACAAACTTCGCCAATGGTGTCGCTTGGGTCAATACGGGGGGGAGTTCCAATGATTTTGGAGCCAGCCAAGGCGGGAAATGGGGACTCATTAACACCTCCGGAAAAATAATCATCACCCCTTCCTTCGACGCGTACACTGAGTTTACCAACGATTTTGCTCAAGTTCTTCAAGGCAACAAATGGGGCCTGGTAGATGCCGTCACCCACCAGGTACTCCCCTGCCAATACAGCAAAATCCGCCCCGCTGGCCTACACCGCTTTATGCTCGAACAAAACGGTCGCTACGGCTTCTACGCCCCGCGGCAGGGCATTTTGATTCCGTGTGATTACGAAGCCATTGGATACATGGGCGAAGAAAAAGGCTGGATTCGGGTACAACAAAACGGCAAGTGGGGCTGGGTAGACGGCCAAGGCAAAACCATGATTCCCTGCCGTTTTGATGGCGCGGGGCCCTTTCAAAATGGAAAAGCCCGGGTACGGATGGAACCGTACCCGGATGAGTTTTTGATCAATTACCAGGGGGAGTTTTTGTTTGAGTCGGTTAAGTAG